One stretch of Wolbachia endosymbiont of Armadillidium arcangelii DNA includes these proteins:
- the odhB gene encoding 2-oxoglutarate dehydrogenase complex dihydrolipoyllysine-residue succinyltransferase, which translates to MSKIIEVRAPKTLGGESITEGIVKIKKNIGEAVKLDDLIFEIETDKTALELPAEASGQITEFFVKEDDVISPDQLLAKFAVGEVKEEVKKEDKGEGAAKKDAPSARKIMEENAISAESVKGTGMGGRITKADVIDHMNKAEQPAVELPKSVVSGERREERVKMSKIRQVIAARLKASQNTAAILTTFNEIDMKNVMDLRAKYKETFEKKYGIKLGFMSFFIKAAVQALKEIHEINAEISGDEIIYKNYYDIGVAVGTDKGLVVPVIRNADQMSFAEIELTLVALGKKARESKLQVSDMEGATFTISNGGVYGSLLSTPIINPPQSGILGMHCIQNRPVAVGNSIEIRPMMYIALSYDHRIVDGKGAVTFLVKIKNYIEDLNRLVLEI; encoded by the coding sequence ATGAGCAAAATTATAGAAGTCAGAGCACCAAAAACTCTTGGTGGTGAATCGATCACGGAAGGTATAGTCAAAATAAAGAAAAATATTGGCGAAGCAGTAAAATTAGATGACTTGATCTTTGAAATTGAAACTGACAAAACGGCGTTAGAATTACCTGCAGAAGCTTCAGGACAAATAACTGAATTTTTTGTGAAAGAAGATGATGTAATCAGCCCTGATCAATTACTGGCAAAATTTGCTGTAGGAGAGGTAAAAGAAGAAGTAAAAAAAGAAGATAAAGGCGAAGGCGCTGCTAAAAAAGACGCTCCGTCAGCTCGTAAAATTATGGAAGAAAATGCAATCAGTGCAGAAAGTGTAAAAGGAACTGGCATGGGAGGCAGAATAACAAAAGCAGATGTGATAGATCATATGAATAAGGCTGAACAACCTGCGGTCGAACTACCAAAAAGTGTAGTAAGTGGAGAGAGAAGAGAAGAACGAGTGAAAATGAGCAAAATAAGGCAAGTAATTGCTGCTCGTTTGAAAGCATCGCAAAATACTGCTGCAATACTGACCACGTTCAATGAAATTGACATGAAAAATGTCATGGATCTCAGGGCAAAATATAAAGAAACTTTCGAAAAGAAATATGGAATAAAATTGGGTTTCATGTCGTTTTTTATAAAGGCAGCAGTGCAAGCACTGAAAGAAATTCATGAGATTAACGCTGAAATCTCAGGTGATGAAATCATATATAAAAATTATTATGACATAGGTGTTGCTGTTGGCACTGATAAAGGTCTTGTTGTGCCAGTTATTAGAAATGCTGACCAAATGTCATTTGCCGAAATTGAACTCACTTTAGTTGCCCTTGGTAAAAAAGCACGAGAAAGTAAGCTGCAAGTGTCAGACATGGAAGGTGCAACATTTACTATCTCAAACGGTGGTGTATACGGTTCACTCCTTTCCACTCCGATAATAAACCCTCCGCAATCTGGAATACTTGGCATGCACTGTATACAAAATAGGCCAGTTGCTGTAGGCAACTCAATTGAAATCAGACCGATGATGTACATTGCTCTCTCTTACGACCACAGAATAGTTGATGGCAAAGGAGCAGTTACTTTCCTTGTTAAAATCAAAAATTACATAGAAGATCTAAATAGATTGGTTTTGGAAATTTAA
- the uppS gene encoding polyprenyl diphosphate synthase: MLNLESLPKHLAIIMDGNGRWANNQGRIKIDGYRKGSEVACDIAKHCTILTIPYLTLYAFSMENWLRPKNETNCLFDLFYSVLTNEDKINFIYNHNIKLNFIGNLSLLPSKIFDQIKKAEEVTHKNDGLLLTVAVSYGAKQEIIHAINNIIKGNIDCVLEDEFEKFLYTKDLPKLDLLIRTGGEKRLSNFLLWQAAYAELYFCDTLWPDFSCQDLTEALEDYTKREKKYGR, from the coding sequence ATGTTAAATCTAGAATCTCTGCCAAAACATCTAGCAATTATTATGGATGGTAATGGTAGGTGGGCAAACAATCAAGGAAGGATAAAAATTGATGGTTATAGAAAAGGCAGTGAGGTTGCATGTGATATTGCTAAGCATTGCACAATCTTGACCATACCTTACTTAACTTTGTATGCATTTTCCATGGAAAATTGGCTCAGACCTAAAAACGAAACTAACTGCCTATTTGATTTATTTTATTCCGTTTTAACCAATGAAGATAAAATCAATTTCATTTACAATCATAACATTAAACTGAATTTTATTGGCAATTTAAGTCTATTGCCCAGTAAAATATTCGATCAAATTAAAAAGGCAGAAGAAGTGACACATAAGAACGATGGCCTATTACTTACTGTTGCAGTTAGTTATGGAGCAAAGCAAGAAATTATACATGCTATCAACAACATCATAAAAGGAAATATCGATTGCGTATTGGAAGACGAATTTGAAAAATTTCTGTATACTAAGGATTTGCCAAAATTGGATTTATTAATTCGCACTGGTGGCGAAAAAAGGTTAAGCAACTTTTTATTATGGCAAGCAGCCTATGCTGAATTGTATTTTTGTGATACTTTGTGGCCTGATTTTTCTTGTCAAGATTTGACCGAAGCACTAGAAGATTATACAAAAAGAGAGAAAAAATATGGTAGATAA
- a CDS encoding phosphatidate cytidylyltransferase, whose protein sequence is MVDNNFMVRILSSIVILLIFSFATYFSDLSFYLLIFSIAVLSSFEWYNLTQGNRILYIFALLLIALPNASLIYLYSLPQGKYVLIWLVLTIWSIDIAAYFFGKNFGKTRICPIISPGKTWLGLFGAVLAGVVCTIFGSIFLSLFPILYSPIIGFTIAILAQLGDFTESLIKRIYNVKDSGGIIPGHGGVLDRMDSFIFTAPLIAIYIS, encoded by the coding sequence ATGGTAGATAATAACTTTATGGTTAGAATATTGTCCTCAATAGTAATATTACTCATATTTTCTTTTGCTACATATTTCAGTGATTTATCATTTTATCTACTAATTTTTTCAATCGCAGTTTTATCTTCTTTTGAATGGTATAACCTAACTCAGGGCAATAGAATCTTATACATTTTCGCATTACTATTAATTGCATTACCAAATGCCTCGTTAATATACCTCTATAGCTTACCACAGGGAAAATATGTACTAATATGGCTCGTCTTAACTATTTGGAGTATCGACATTGCTGCCTATTTTTTCGGCAAAAATTTTGGTAAAACTAGAATTTGTCCAATCATTAGCCCAGGCAAAACTTGGTTAGGGCTTTTTGGTGCAGTTTTAGCTGGAGTAGTGTGTACAATTTTTGGCTCAATATTTTTGAGTTTATTTCCAATTCTTTATTCTCCAATAATTGGCTTTACAATTGCTATTCTAGCCCAACTTGGAGATTTTACTGAGTCACTCATCAAAAGAATTTACAATGTTAAAGATAGTGGAGGTATAATACCCGGTCATGGGGGAGTACTTGACCGTATGGATAGCTTCATTTTTACTGCCCCTCTCATTGCTATTTACATAAGCTAA
- a CDS encoding zinc-finger domain-containing protein produces the protein MSEVRDNNLIVCCRGDENDDGSGHPVVYLHKEGEMCCPYCNKPMNEIVNFEEFQSIEVKAVSEKKRTQI, from the coding sequence ATGTCAGAAGTGAGGGATAATAATTTAATAGTTTGCTGCCGTGGTGATGAGAATGATGATGGTTCTGGTCATCCAGTAGTATATTTACATAAAGAAGGAGAAATGTGTTGTCCTTATTGTAATAAGCCAATGAATGAAATAGTAAACTTCGAAGAATTTCAATCTATTGAAGTGAAAGCAGTGAGTGAAAAGAAAAGAACCCAAATTTAA
- the coaD gene encoding pantetheine-phosphate adenylyltransferase, translating into MNTNNKIGIYPGTFDPITFGHLDIIKRACKLVDKLVISVAENVNKHTAFDINLRTSMAENEVKGLGIDANVISFNGLLMKFAKEQNASVIIRGLRAVSDFDYEFQMSWVNYKLSPEIETIFLPASEDTQFISSSFVKEIARLGGDVSKFVSKSVENELINLNRVKDG; encoded by the coding sequence ATGAACACTAATAACAAAATAGGAATCTACCCTGGTACATTTGATCCTATAACCTTTGGGCATCTTGACATAATAAAAAGAGCATGTAAGCTAGTCGATAAGTTAGTAATCAGTGTTGCAGAAAATGTTAATAAGCATACTGCTTTTGACATAAATCTGCGCACAAGCATGGCTGAAAATGAAGTGAAAGGACTAGGGATTGATGCAAATGTCATATCTTTCAATGGGTTATTAATGAAGTTTGCCAAAGAGCAGAATGCCTCTGTTATTATCAGAGGGCTCAGAGCAGTATCAGATTTTGATTATGAGTTTCAAATGAGTTGGGTAAACTACAAACTCTCTCCTGAAATTGAAACTATATTTCTTCCTGCGTCTGAGGATACTCAATTTATCTCATCAAGTTTTGTAAAGGAAATAGCGAGATTAGGAGGAGATGTTAGCAAGTTTGTATCAAAAAGTGTAGAAAATGAATTGATTAACCTAAATAGGGTAAAAGATGGATAA
- a CDS encoding gamma-glutamyl-gamma-aminobutyrate hydrolase family protein (Members of this family of hydrolases with an active site Cys residue belong to MEROPS family C26.): MYKCYSKVFNILLIVVLLLSNITYAGVSEKPASTALTAENRVNDDIVVGLLKTEEETYPHELGLSQSVYEMLNNFRVKIVLIDYNEIISLKKIQTESLNLAKQDETLAKKLTLDRIKVKVAKFIKEHKINRIFIPGNYYNLHSEPFPPTPCRQLVTEAIVKIIDDNPAIHLLGICGGLQGIMNAKGIEVVSVANLVSDEEKRRSHLKSAPNPQKEDVPLQQIKIVPNSRLAEVVARFLSPDENGWFSTCFPDAHSGAVSNTPENRRKLELLGYKVTAFSSDGVIEAIEDKHGNIYFQSHPEALVVKSDKNLYLSNHKERQVSTLVAIAIINDFLYRA, encoded by the coding sequence ATGTATAAATGTTATAGCAAAGTGTTTAATATCCTATTAATTGTAGTTCTATTATTAAGCAATATTACTTATGCTGGCGTTAGTGAAAAACCGGCATCAACTGCCTTGACGGCAGAAAATAGAGTAAATGATGACATAGTTGTTGGTTTGTTAAAAACGGAAGAAGAGACATACCCGCATGAGCTTGGGCTATCTCAAAGTGTCTACGAGATGCTTAATAATTTTAGAGTTAAAATTGTACTGATTGATTATAATGAAATAATTAGCCTTAAAAAAATTCAGACAGAGTCACTTAATCTCGCAAAACAAGATGAAACATTGGCAAAAAAGTTAACATTAGACCGAATAAAAGTTAAAGTTGCAAAGTTTATTAAAGAACACAAAATAAATAGAATATTCATTCCAGGAAATTACTACAATTTACACTCCGAACCTTTTCCTCCTACTCCTTGTCGCCAGCTTGTTACTGAAGCAATTGTAAAAATCATTGATGATAACCCTGCAATTCATTTACTTGGCATATGTGGTGGTTTGCAAGGCATAATGAATGCAAAGGGAATTGAAGTAGTGAGTGTGGCAAATCTTGTGAGTGATGAAGAGAAGCGAAGATCTCATTTAAAATCAGCACCTAATCCACAGAAAGAGGATGTACCTCTCCAGCAGATAAAGATCGTTCCCAACAGTCGTTTAGCCGAAGTGGTTGCTAGATTTTTATCACCTGACGAAAATGGTTGGTTTTCAACATGTTTTCCAGATGCTCACTCGGGAGCAGTGAGCAATACACCAGAAAATAGAAGAAAATTGGAGTTACTTGGATATAAAGTTACAGCATTTTCGAGTGATGGGGTAATAGAGGCTATTGAAGATAAGCATGGTAATATTTACTTTCAAAGTCATCCAGAAGCCCTTGTTGTGAAGTCAGATAAAAACCTCTATCTATCAAATCACAAGGAACGTCAGGTTTCAACATTAGTTGCTATAGCAATTATAAATGATTTTCTTTATCGCGCTTAA
- the ubiH gene encoding 2-octaprenyl-6-methoxyphenyl hydroxylase, protein MNYDVIISGGGLIGLITAIGLSNDSVSVAVIEKNSLPRTVNDNRAFAISQGSKKILEKLGIWQFLEGETEPILDICILDGDSPFTVHYDHKMVGEEPMGYVINNAIIWNAINNNFLHKLNIYSPRSYKTIACDKGYVEVTLDNDQQLISSLFICAEGKNSKLPKLFSIPMIKFDYKQNSIVFNVKHELHHQNLAVERFFPGGPFAILPMKGGYTSSIVWTEKYEISKMLMSLSEKEFIIELKKRFGSYLGEIELESERRSYPLSFTFARKLYKSRILLIGDAAHSIHPVAGQGLNLGMRDVESVIRQITTAKVSGIDVGSHYLLKKISRDRYFDNFTMALATDGLNRIFSNRIFCARAFGLMVVENSDFLKKRFIRHAMGFM, encoded by the coding sequence ATGAATTACGATGTAATCATTTCAGGTGGTGGGCTGATTGGTCTTATTACTGCTATTGGCCTCAGTAATGATTCTGTATCTGTAGCCGTAATTGAAAAAAATAGTCTACCACGTACAGTTAATGACAATCGAGCATTTGCCATTTCTCAAGGATCAAAAAAGATATTGGAAAAATTAGGGATCTGGCAGTTCTTAGAGGGTGAAACTGAACCAATACTTGATATATGCATATTAGATGGAGATAGCCCATTTACTGTGCACTATGACCATAAAATGGTCGGTGAAGAACCAATGGGTTATGTAATCAACAATGCTATTATATGGAATGCAATCAATAATAATTTTTTGCATAAACTCAATATATATTCTCCACGTTCCTATAAAACAATTGCTTGTGACAAAGGATACGTGGAAGTTACTCTTGATAATGATCAGCAATTGATATCATCGCTATTTATCTGCGCTGAAGGTAAAAACTCTAAGTTGCCAAAGTTGTTTTCTATACCAATGATAAAATTTGATTATAAACAAAATAGTATAGTATTTAATGTAAAGCATGAATTGCATCACCAAAACTTAGCTGTAGAGCGGTTTTTTCCTGGTGGTCCATTTGCAATTTTGCCAATGAAAGGTGGCTATACTTCTTCAATAGTTTGGACAGAAAAATACGAAATTTCAAAAATGCTAATGAGCTTATCCGAAAAGGAATTTATCATAGAGCTCAAAAAAAGATTTGGTTCTTATTTGGGAGAAATTGAGTTAGAGAGTGAAAGAAGATCTTACCCTTTGAGTTTTACTTTTGCGAGAAAGTTATATAAAAGCAGAATTTTGCTTATTGGCGATGCAGCACATTCAATCCATCCAGTTGCAGGTCAAGGACTTAATCTTGGAATGAGAGATGTAGAGAGTGTTATAAGACAAATAACTACTGCAAAAGTCTCTGGTATTGACGTTGGCAGTCATTACCTATTGAAAAAAATTTCACGTGACAGATACTTTGATAATTTTACCATGGCACTTGCAACTGATGGGCTAAATAGGATATTTTCCAATAGAATATTTTGCGCTAGAGCATTTGGTTTAATGGTAGTTGAAAATTCAGATTTTCTTAAAAAACGTTTCATTCGGCACGCTATGGGATTTATGTAA
- a CDS encoding IS110 family transposase, whose translation MVISYQNFIGIDIGKLEFVIAVNEQKSVIKFDNSCSGWKQFYQKFSNILPNSMIILEATGGYELGLLYFLIDRNIAVHRANTRQVKNFILSHGTLAKTDNLDAKALAQYGVERCGRLQLFTPISKEQTTLFTLCQRRDDITKMLVQEKNRLKTPGNDYIKESCQQTIEFLNNQVEKLDQAIQKIVNENPELNRYQKILETVPGIGRKTSQCLLCLIPELGSLNKRQVASLAGVAPHPKESGKAIGYRRIIGGRSNVRSKLFTAAMAARNSKSELAAFYCKLIDSGKRKMVALTALMRKIIVIANARLKEAINLHV comes from the coding sequence ATGGTTATATCTTATCAAAATTTTATTGGCATTGATATCGGAAAACTTGAATTTGTCATTGCAGTGAATGAACAAAAAAGTGTTATCAAGTTTGACAATAGTTGTTCTGGCTGGAAACAATTTTACCAAAAATTTTCAAATATCTTACCCAATTCCATGATAATTTTAGAAGCTACAGGAGGCTATGAGCTTGGCTTATTGTATTTTCTTATTGACAGAAACATTGCTGTGCATCGTGCTAATACTCGTCAAGTTAAAAACTTCATTCTATCTCATGGAACTTTGGCAAAGACTGACAATCTGGATGCAAAAGCGCTTGCCCAATATGGTGTTGAGCGTTGTGGACGTCTGCAGCTATTTACACCTATCTCAAAAGAACAAACCACCTTATTTACACTTTGTCAGCGTCGTGATGATATTACAAAAATGCTTGTTCAAGAAAAAAATAGGCTTAAAACTCCTGGAAATGATTACATTAAGGAAAGTTGTCAACAAACTATTGAATTCCTCAATAATCAGGTAGAAAAGCTTGATCAAGCTATACAAAAAATAGTCAATGAAAACCCTGAACTGAACCGATACCAGAAGATTCTTGAAACAGTTCCTGGAATAGGTAGAAAAACCTCTCAATGTTTATTGTGCCTTATACCGGAACTTGGTTCCTTAAACAAAAGGCAAGTTGCAAGCCTTGCAGGTGTTGCACCTCATCCTAAGGAAAGTGGTAAAGCTATTGGTTACCGAAGGATTATAGGTGGAAGAAGTAACGTTCGTTCAAAGCTTTTCACAGCTGCTATGGCTGCTAGAAACTCCAAGTCAGAACTTGCTGCTTTTTATTGTAAGCTTATTGATAGTGGTAAAAGAAAGATGGTAGCACTCACTGCACTTATGCGTAAAATTATAGTCATCGCCAATGCCAGACTTAAAGAAGCAATTAATTTGCATGTTTAG